In Candidatus Atribacteria bacterium ADurb.Bin276, a genomic segment contains:
- the malQ gene encoding 4-alpha-glucanotransferase, which translates to MNELRKLAELYGIETNYYDIHGSHIQIEDEVLVNLLGSFGEYPQNRSGWVENIHRKKEEIAFPIPPVIVTSTREIAFVPQLNWLSGSLFLARENVILEIPFRVENHKWSFPLPLDLEWGYYPLNFEIRTTLNTLYLKSYFIFTPKYCYLPEEKNFWGLNLAVYSLNTRRKQGIGDLQDLRLVSDLLQKYGGNFLGILPIHLLENRMPYGTSPYYPMDRLEWNPIYLPLEWIAQILEINLEHNSTEFCSLLNDQSSQNRSLLDYESAWKGKDQILRNFFQIWQKKAIKPSSLSKKSFSDFLTDGGKRIIHSAFFQAYALKQGWDFRSWPQDFQRGDEEAIAQFINKNHEEVNYFLFLQWLMEIYLKTYFQSSNMLAFDLPVGTSPTGIESWLNQDLFVFSQRVGAPPDDFSPAGQNWGFPPVNPWKDREKHYSHFISLIQANMKYCSFLRIDHIMGLYRLFWIPEGCDPKHGTYVRSFFQDLLGIVALESHRRQVIVIGEDLGTVPPQVREAMKAYKILSTRVLYFESDHKGFIPAPECYPRETMVTIGTHDMPPLKAFLEGKDIDLREKLNLFTPEEAAEQYQIRQHRIQGIKSKLMEWGYWRETDTFEDLLEAILLYLSKTSSTLKIVNLDDLIESDVQLNIPGTINEYPNWRHRLLVGCDELESKIQKMALIFKL; encoded by the coding sequence ATGAACGAATTGAGAAAATTGGCTGAATTATATGGAATTGAAACTAATTATTATGATATTCATGGAAGTCATATTCAAATTGAAGATGAAGTTTTAGTAAACCTACTTGGTTCTTTCGGTGAATATCCCCAAAATCGTTCAGGTTGGGTGGAAAACATCCATCGAAAGAAAGAAGAAATAGCCTTTCCTATTCCACCAGTTATTGTTACCTCAACTCGAGAGATTGCTTTTGTTCCTCAATTGAATTGGCTTTCAGGATCACTCTTTCTCGCTCGGGAAAATGTTATCTTGGAAATTCCCTTCCGAGTTGAAAACCATAAATGGAGCTTTCCACTTCCATTGGATTTGGAGTGGGGATATTATCCACTCAATTTTGAAATTCGAACCACATTGAATACTTTATATCTGAAAAGCTATTTCATCTTTACTCCAAAATATTGTTATCTACCCGAAGAAAAAAATTTTTGGGGCTTGAACCTAGCCGTTTATTCACTCAATACCAGAAGAAAGCAGGGAATAGGAGACTTGCAAGATCTGAGATTAGTGAGCGATCTCCTTCAGAAATACGGCGGCAATTTTTTAGGGATTCTTCCCATCCATCTCTTAGAAAATCGAATGCCTTATGGAACAAGTCCGTATTATCCCATGGATCGGTTAGAGTGGAATCCAATCTATCTTCCCCTGGAATGGATTGCCCAAATATTAGAAATAAACCTTGAGCATAATTCAACAGAATTTTGTTCACTTTTAAACGATCAATCTTCTCAGAATAGGTCACTTCTGGATTACGAATCCGCATGGAAGGGGAAAGATCAAATTCTTCGCAATTTTTTTCAAATTTGGCAAAAAAAAGCAATTAAACCGTCCTCTCTGAGTAAGAAAAGTTTTTCTGATTTTTTAACCGATGGGGGCAAGCGAATTATTCATTCGGCCTTTTTCCAGGCTTATGCTTTAAAGCAGGGTTGGGATTTTCGATCTTGGCCTCAGGATTTTCAGAGAGGCGATGAAGAGGCTATCGCTCAATTTATTAATAAAAATCATGAGGAAGTTAATTATTTTTTGTTTTTACAGTGGCTCATGGAGATCTATCTGAAAACCTATTTTCAGTCGTCGAATATGCTGGCTTTTGACCTGCCAGTGGGAACTTCACCAACCGGTATTGAGTCATGGCTTAATCAGGACCTATTTGTATTTTCTCAGCGAGTCGGAGCTCCCCCCGATGATTTTTCTCCGGCTGGTCAGAACTGGGGATTTCCACCGGTGAACCCATGGAAGGATAGGGAGAAACATTACTCTCATTTTATATCACTTATTCAAGCGAATATGAAATACTGTTCTTTTCTTCGCATCGATCATATTATGGGATTGTATCGTTTATTTTGGATTCCCGAAGGATGTGATCCAAAACATGGGACCTATGTTCGATCTTTTTTCCAGGACTTATTAGGAATTGTTGCTCTCGAAAGCCATCGTCGACAAGTAATTGTTATAGGCGAAGACTTGGGGACAGTTCCTCCTCAGGTAAGAGAAGCCATGAAAGCTTATAAAATTCTTTCTACTCGAGTCCTCTATTTTGAGAGTGACCATAAGGGTTTTATCCCAGCGCCAGAATGTTATCCAAGGGAAACCATGGTGACTATTGGAACCCACGATATGCCTCCCTTGAAAGCATTTTTAGAAGGGAAAGATATCGATTTAAGAGAAAAATTAAATTTATTTACTCCGGAGGAAGCGGCTGAACAATATCAGATTCGCCAACATAGAATACAAGGAATAAAAAGTAAGCTAATGGAGTGGGGGTATTGGCGGGAAACTGATACCTTTGAGGATTTACTTGAAGCTATCCTTCTCTATCTATCTAAAACTTCTTCGACATTGAAAATTGTCAATTTGGATGATTTAATAGAAAGTGATGTTCAACTGAATATACCGGGAACCATTAACGAATATCCGAATTGGCGTCACCGGTTATTGGTTGGTTGTGATGAATTAGAAAGTAAAATCCAAAAAATGGCATTAATTTTTAAATTATAA
- a CDS encoding putative 3-hydroxyphenylpropionic transporter MhpT, protein MKKRFFLFRYFSTQFLILMLVAFVANFTYISTSILFALFAKKIGLNVTETGIVISALTLGALIGGPIWGKFVDRTGKRKITILISMIGQGVFCLITPFISGFFPLLMVRFGFGWFWVAQTPIVNEIIIKKRNIEAKNRELSWINIIRGVSYSIAMLISGYLSDFDPTWNFYLAGIVSLAIIYPILLLKKVDGLRSQEEGLKIDGKWILRWKNFLFYLPIFLRSTAVNGLSFFIPLFWKEKGLSAAFIGMVLGASNLIQLMFFPIVGKTCSRKMKNIPSLILFGYALTIIPFIVAPFLYRGISVFVPQSVLSISWVFFYIATTLLLGEIAPYSQRTEALGWMETAFNLGGTIGPITFSFILAVSSNNYPLSFLSFSLLVFSALIIFSSYERKYHHR, encoded by the coding sequence ATGAAAAAAAGGTTTTTTCTATTTCGGTATTTTTCCACTCAATTTTTAATTTTAATGTTGGTTGCCTTTGTTGCCAATTTTACCTACATATCAACTTCAATTCTTTTTGCTCTTTTTGCCAAAAAAATTGGTCTTAATGTTACCGAAACTGGAATTGTCATTTCAGCTTTAACCTTAGGTGCCCTAATTGGTGGACCAATCTGGGGTAAGTTTGTTGATCGAACCGGAAAAAGGAAAATTACCATTCTCATCAGTATGATTGGTCAAGGTGTTTTTTGTCTTATCACTCCTTTTATTTCTGGATTTTTTCCTTTATTGATGGTGAGGTTTGGTTTTGGTTGGTTTTGGGTGGCTCAAACACCAATTGTGAATGAAATCATAATCAAAAAGCGAAATATCGAAGCCAAAAATCGTGAACTGAGTTGGATTAATATCATACGTGGAGTCAGCTATTCCATTGCTATGCTCATTTCTGGTTATCTCAGCGATTTCGATCCTACCTGGAATTTTTACCTAGCAGGTATCGTTTCTTTAGCTATTATTTATCCAATTCTTCTTTTAAAGAAAGTTGATGGATTAAGGAGCCAAGAAGAAGGTTTAAAAATCGATGGGAAGTGGATATTAAGATGGAAAAACTTTCTTTTTTATCTCCCAATTTTCCTTCGATCTACAGCTGTAAATGGGCTTTCTTTTTTTATTCCACTGTTTTGGAAGGAAAAAGGTCTTTCGGCAGCTTTTATAGGTATGGTTTTAGGGGCATCTAACTTAATTCAACTGATGTTTTTTCCGATAGTGGGGAAAACCTGTTCTCGGAAAATGAAAAATATCCCATCATTAATTCTGTTTGGATATGCATTAACTATTATTCCTTTTATCGTTGCTCCCTTTCTCTATCGCGGGATATCGGTCTTCGTCCCTCAATCGGTTCTAAGTATCAGTTGGGTATTTTTCTATATTGCCACCACTCTCCTGCTGGGGGAAATAGCTCCCTATTCCCAGAGAACCGAAGCCTTAGGGTGGATGGAAACCGCTTTCAACTTAGGAGGAACCATCGGACCCATTACCTTTTCTTTCATTCTTGCTGTAAGCAGCAACAACTACCCGCTTTCTTTTTTAAGTTTTTCTCTGCTGGTTTTTTCGGCTTTGATTATTTTTTCTTCCTATGAGAGGAAATATCATCATAGATAA
- a CDS encoding 2-oxoglutaramate amidase has protein sequence MNQPKVACVQFKPVLGNVKRNLETISNFIEKGKELKVDIMVFPELCVQGYDPKLVASKAEAQGGNSFQLLSEASKFSGIYLVVGIAERLKDKLFNSSVLFYPDGKIGVYRKVHLWSTEAEIFTHGSDYPVFDTEFGKIAMWICYDTRFPEVARILALKGARIALVPTAWLARDIEHWKLSVCSRALDNFMYVCGADEILQTEYHQSHGASIIVNPHGQIISQANLMEEMVISSTIDLSSVDELRHLIPVFEDRQKSTYNRLYT, from the coding sequence ATGAACCAGCCTAAGGTAGCTTGTGTTCAATTTAAACCGGTATTGGGTAACGTTAAAAGGAATTTAGAAACTATTAGCAATTTTATCGAAAAAGGAAAAGAACTCAAAGTTGATATTATGGTTTTTCCAGAGCTTTGTGTTCAGGGATATGATCCTAAATTAGTAGCATCCAAAGCAGAAGCACAGGGTGGCAACTCATTTCAACTCCTCAGCGAAGCCAGTAAATTTTCCGGAATTTATTTGGTTGTCGGTATTGCCGAAAGATTAAAAGATAAACTATTCAACTCTTCAGTTTTGTTTTATCCCGATGGAAAAATCGGAGTATATCGAAAAGTCCACCTTTGGTCAACAGAGGCTGAAATTTTTACTCATGGTAGTGATTATCCAGTTTTTGATACAGAATTCGGCAAAATAGCAATGTGGATCTGTTACGATACTCGTTTCCCCGAAGTTGCTCGAATTTTAGCTCTTAAAGGAGCCCGTATTGCTCTGGTCCCTACCGCTTGGTTGGCACGAGATATCGAACACTGGAAATTATCAGTTTGTTCACGGGCTTTGGATAACTTTATGTATGTTTGTGGAGCTGACGAAATTCTCCAAACTGAATACCATCAATCCCATGGAGCAAGTATAATCGTTAATCCTCACGGACAAATCATCAGCCAAGCCAATCTCATGGAGGAAATGGTTATATCCTCAACTATCGACCTAAGTAGCGTAGATGAATTACGGCATCTGATACCGGTTTTTGAGGATCGGCAAAAAAGTACTTATAACCGCCTGTACACTTAA
- a CDS encoding methylcobalamin:coenzyme M methyltransferase produces MRIIEFIQKKEAQPDFQQFIEVVTKKRKPAKVHQVELLIDQEIISAISQKYFLEEMVPLTSQTQRQYIQQYVNWWYRMGYDYTMIIDIPGIGLEFPSQMRKTDDTAYLSRGARNWVEEKKGIIANWENFENYPWPDPEDIDLSPYLLAQEEMPEGMKLLVAGSSGLLEVVSENLLGIENMSYLLFDEPDLVEAVFEKVGNIMYRFYLRLSDLEGIGGFFQGDDMGFKTSTMLSPAFLKKYVLPWHKKVCELAHLKGKIYFLHSCGQLKPIMDDLINWVGIDAFHSFQEEVISVVKYKKEYGSRTGVLGGVDLDKLVRCNELELRNYVRLILQKCQNTGGYALGSGNSIANYVPINNYLIMLDEGLVYE; encoded by the coding sequence ATGAGAATTATTGAGTTTATTCAAAAGAAAGAAGCTCAGCCGGATTTTCAACAATTTATCGAGGTTGTTACCAAGAAAAGAAAACCGGCTAAAGTTCATCAAGTTGAACTATTGATTGATCAGGAAATTATCTCGGCAATCAGTCAGAAATATTTTTTAGAAGAAATGGTACCACTCACTTCTCAAACTCAAAGGCAGTATATCCAACAATATGTTAACTGGTGGTATCGAATGGGCTATGATTACACCATGATTATCGATATACCTGGAATTGGTTTGGAGTTTCCATCACAGATGAGAAAAACCGATGATACAGCTTATTTGTCGAGGGGAGCCAGGAACTGGGTAGAAGAGAAGAAAGGGATTATAGCCAATTGGGAGAATTTTGAAAACTACCCCTGGCCAGATCCTGAAGATATTGATTTGTCACCTTATCTTCTTGCTCAAGAAGAAATGCCTGAAGGGATGAAGCTTTTAGTTGCCGGAAGTAGTGGATTGTTAGAAGTAGTGAGTGAAAATTTATTGGGAATTGAGAATATGAGTTATTTGTTATTCGATGAGCCGGATTTGGTCGAGGCGGTATTTGAAAAAGTGGGCAATATTATGTATCGCTTTTATCTTCGACTTTCCGACTTAGAAGGGATTGGTGGATTTTTTCAAGGTGATGATATGGGATTTAAAACTTCAACCATGCTATCTCCGGCTTTTTTAAAAAAATACGTCCTTCCCTGGCATAAAAAAGTTTGTGAATTGGCTCATTTGAAAGGGAAAATCTACTTCCTTCATTCCTGTGGGCAATTAAAACCCATTATGGATGACCTTATTAACTGGGTGGGCATTGACGCTTTTCATTCGTTTCAGGAAGAAGTAATATCAGTGGTTAAATATAAAAAGGAATATGGATCGCGAACTGGTGTCCTCGGCGGCGTGGATTTGGACAAATTAGTTCGATGCAATGAATTGGAGCTCCGTAACTATGTTCGATTGATCCTGCAAAAGTGTCAAAATACGGGAGGTTACGCTCTGGGTTCAGGAAATTCGATAGCTAATTATGTTCCTATAAACAATTATCTTATTATGCTTGATGAAGGATTGGTTTACGAATAG
- a CDS encoding Major Facilitator Superfamily protein yields MDFAIALLHGTVDLFVEFLSPISPYLIKTYSIQARTIAMLIASIMLMTALSQILFAMVLPRIKKQWFLLYGIVAFVVLPTSLFSLKMNIVGLYLVFFTVFLANAAYHPFGTALANRNQSSKTVTSFVSGGIIGGALGPIFITWWVGSVGLNKIIFFNLLIFIILQPILLKVKRNFTPITKHPNFSWKSFPILIPIWIMVGLRTFYMSSLHTYSPMYSNLRGYSLIIGGSLLSLGLVSGLLFNILGSRFRIRFNNWLVNVVSFAGMGLFLNIFVQIESLALFILFYVLSDSFMFFSMSSNVIEAQKMLPGHPAFAASVSMGVAWATGYLLHLGYSSFFGNQVGFVLNSIGIFSLITAGCLLIFSRYFGRAPKES; encoded by the coding sequence GTGGATTTCGCTATTGCACTACTACATGGAACAGTTGACCTTTTCGTTGAATTCCTTTCACCGATTAGTCCCTATTTGATTAAAACCTATTCAATTCAAGCTCGAACCATTGCTATGCTCATTGCATCAATAATGTTGATGACGGCCTTAAGCCAAATCCTTTTTGCTATGGTTTTACCAAGGATAAAAAAACAATGGTTCTTGCTTTATGGAATTGTTGCTTTTGTAGTACTTCCTACTTCACTATTTTCTCTAAAAATGAACATTGTTGGATTGTACCTGGTATTTTTTACGGTTTTTTTGGCCAATGCTGCCTACCATCCTTTTGGTACAGCTTTGGCCAATCGCAATCAAAGCTCCAAAACGGTTACCTCTTTTGTGTCGGGAGGCATTATCGGAGGGGCTTTAGGTCCAATTTTTATTACCTGGTGGGTTGGAAGCGTTGGGCTCAATAAAATTATCTTTTTTAATCTTTTAATTTTTATTATTCTTCAACCGATTCTTTTGAAGGTAAAAAGGAATTTCACACCTATCACCAAACATCCAAATTTTTCTTGGAAGTCATTTCCAATTCTCATCCCAATTTGGATCATGGTTGGTTTAAGAACTTTCTATATGTCTTCTCTCCACACCTATTCACCAATGTATAGCAACCTTCGGGGGTATAGTCTTATTATTGGTGGATCCCTTCTCTCTCTTGGCTTGGTTTCAGGCCTGCTTTTCAATATCCTTGGTTCTCGATTTCGGATTCGATTCAACAATTGGCTAGTCAATGTGGTATCTTTTGCTGGAATGGGACTCTTTTTAAACATTTTTGTTCAGATCGAATCTCTCGCCTTATTTATACTCTTCTATGTTCTTTCTGATTCATTCATGTTTTTCTCCATGAGTTCAAATGTCATTGAAGCCCAAAAAATGCTCCCTGGACATCCGGCTTTCGCTGCATCGGTATCAATGGGAGTAGCTTGGGCAACTGGATATTTACTTCATTTGGGCTATTCGTCTTTCTTTGGAAATCAGGTTGGTTTTGTCCTCAATAGTATCGGAATTTTCTCTCTTATCACAGCAGGATGTTTACTGATATTCTCTCGTTACTTTGGGAGAGCACCAAAAGAATCATGA